From the Psychrobacillus sp. FSL K6-4046 genome, one window contains:
- a CDS encoding MFS transporter, which produces MNLKGVLLLIFLFHTVVNATRPVITLSADEYGASIWIIGILTSTFAFLPLIFSIHAGKIIDKIGDRLPIVIGFVSLIAGMIVPAVFSTIWSLFASQLLLGIGNISIPIALQNQLGHQTTKKNRDYYFSMFSLCVAFGAVVGPLMGGYLSEHISFQIVYIVCVGIGLAGIIFSLKIPKAEQQIHRKPTKMIDSIKLLESPLIRRALFSSALVLYSKDIFVAYFPLLGKQMNLSTSTIGWIIALQGLATMFVRFVLPKLLEIYKREFILFVSIFVAGIAFLLLPLTSSVIVIAFLAIMMGLGLGCGQPISMTTTYNASPPERTGEVLGLRITINRLFQLIAPAFFGVIGGSVGMAGVFLFSGVFLVGGSLLFKGKKGED; this is translated from the coding sequence ATGAATCTAAAAGGAGTCTTACTATTAATATTCTTATTTCATACTGTTGTAAACGCAACTAGACCTGTCATTACACTTTCAGCGGATGAATATGGGGCTTCTATTTGGATTATTGGTATTTTAACCTCTACGTTTGCCTTTTTACCATTAATATTTTCGATTCATGCAGGCAAAATAATAGATAAAATAGGAGATAGGCTCCCTATTGTTATTGGGTTTGTTAGCCTTATAGCCGGAATGATTGTACCAGCTGTTTTTTCTACTATATGGTCATTGTTTGCAAGTCAGTTACTGTTAGGGATAGGGAATATAAGTATACCTATTGCGTTACAAAATCAGTTAGGTCACCAAACGACTAAGAAAAATAGAGATTATTATTTCAGTATGTTCAGTTTGTGTGTTGCTTTTGGAGCTGTAGTAGGTCCTCTAATGGGTGGATACTTATCTGAACATATATCCTTTCAAATTGTTTATATAGTATGCGTGGGGATAGGATTAGCTGGTATTATCTTCTCTTTAAAAATCCCTAAGGCAGAGCAACAAATACATAGAAAGCCAACTAAAATGATTGACTCTATCAAGCTATTGGAAAGCCCGTTAATAAGAAGGGCATTGTTCTCCAGTGCCTTAGTTCTTTATTCAAAAGATATCTTTGTTGCCTACTTTCCGTTACTAGGAAAGCAAATGAACTTGTCTACGTCTACAATAGGTTGGATCATAGCTCTTCAGGGATTGGCAACCATGTTTGTACGTTTTGTGTTACCAAAGCTTTTAGAAATATATAAGAGAGAATTTATCCTATTCGTATCCATATTTGTCGCAGGGATTGCCTTTTTATTGTTGCCTTTGACAAGCTCCGTTATTGTAATTGCATTTCTTGCTATTATGATGGGATTAGGTTTAGGGTGCGGACAGCCAATCTCCATGACAACGACTTATAATGCATCTCCACCAGAACGGACAGGGGAAGTTTTAGGACTACGAATAACTATAAATCGCTTATTTCAGCTCATAGCACCAGCTTTTTTTGGGGTAATTGGAGGCTCTGTTGGAATGGCAGGCGTATTTCTTTTTAGTGGTGTTTTTCTAGTTGGAGGATCGTTGTTGTTTAAGGGGAAGAAAGGTGAAGATTAA